In the genome of Balearica regulorum gibbericeps isolate bBalReg1 chromosome 14, bBalReg1.pri, whole genome shotgun sequence, the window TCTGGGGTGTCTGCTGCGCTACGTCTTCTTCCCCAGAAACCCCTCTTGGCAGGTTGGCACTAATTTTGCTGGTTCGTTATCTGGAGATGGCAGCCTTCAGCCAGATGCCCAGCTCCGCGTAGGTCACGTCGCGATGATGCGATCCCCGCAGGACACGTCCGGGAGGTCTGACTTTTGCCAGTTAATTGTGTTGTGGAACGAGCGGTGAGGAGCGCAACTTCGGCAGGCACCGGCTGACTTTGAGGCGGGTTTGAGCGGTCGGCCGCCGTGTTTGGCCCGTAGTGGAGGTGCTTTCCCCATCTCCCCTTTGCACCGTCCTGCGATGGCGAGGAGGTGTTGGAGGCTCCTGAGCAAGGACTGATGGTTGAGGTCACCACCGCTGAGGAACGTAGGTCTCCTCTGGGGTTCGCAGACCCCCCGCAACCGTGGGTCAGCTGGGTGGGGAGGTGACGGGGAGGTGAGGAGGGACGTTCCTGCTCTGGTGTCAGGCAGAGAGGGCAGCGCAGGTACGCTTCGGAGCAAGCTGTGTTTGGTGAGCCCGGGTCCCTGTTGGAAGGCACTGGAAAACTGACCCCTCTCCAAGCCGTACAGGGCTTCTGAAATCGTGGGTTTATAGACAACTTCTCTatttgcagcagaaataataatgatgatgataagaAGTATAAAATCGCTCTGGAAATGAGTAATATATGCTTACCAGGGTCAATTAAAGTGTAAAAGTAAAGTATTAAAAGCTTCATTAGAGTAAAAGAATGTTGTTTAATGTTAAGTGTGTGCTGACTTTTCCTGGACCTGACTATTTTGAACTTTCTATAGAAAGtcaaaattagtatttaaaatgcagctggaaGAGTTTACATCTGAACAAGGACCCAGGTGGATTGGGGGGCTGGGTAGCTGAGGTGGTATTTTGGGGGGCAGAATGACTAGCAGGCTGCTTTCCAGGTAGACCGACGGCTGCTTTAAAGTTAAaaacatcctctttttttttttttttccttcataataCTGAACTTGTCCGGTTCGACTCATGTAAGTGACGGAgagtggtttgttttctctgtcGCGGGTAGTTCTATCACCACTGTTCCAGTTCTTTGCACACTCATTTCTTCTTGTCGTTCCCGTGGTGTTTTCCACAGCTGCGTACAGCCGGAGCCTGGCAAggcctttccttttcccacctTCCGAGCCCTTCCGAAGGGCGCGCGCCAAACCCAGTGAAATCTGAGCCAGCGCCTTTACAGTAAGTACGCGCGTGTATATTTAACTTTTAGGCTGTGACTAGCGAGGTAAGCCCTCGGTAGACACTTTCTATTTTTGGCTGACACATCCTTCCTGCTCCAGTTACACCTGAGGCAAAAGGTTCCTGGGGATGAACCCGGTGACTCGCATCCCACCAGGACTGTCCCTCTCCGGGGCCGCCACGGTTTCAGCCCGGCAGCGTCGGCGCTGGgcgggctgggggaggcagtGATTGCTATGGCAATGTGCTGAACACGAACGGGACTTGGACTCGTCTCAGAAATCAGAACCGCTGTGAAATGGGGCTGTTGCATTAAAGGAGCACCACGGTGTCCTCCTTTCATAGGATGAACAACTAGGTAAAGGagggaagaaacttttttttccttttcttctaagTCGTAACAAACATAACTGCTGGGCTGAGCCCTCAGGGCATGCCCGGGCATCCCGCTGAGAACCATCTCGGCACACCCTGACGAGAACGCTGGGTCGTGGGGCAGGAGTGGGTCCAGCGGCTGGAGCCAGGGAGATGGAGACGACGCATCCGAGCGCTCTGCCGCTTCTGCTTGGAGCTCCCTGCAGGTTTGTCGCTCTGCCTGTGGTCAGGGGCGGGCTGTAACAGCGTTTACCCGTCTTGCAGGAACGCATAGTTGAATAAGAGgtagcaggaagaaaaataagcacgATAGCTATGTGAAAACGCAGCAAGAACAGCGTCCTGTGCTGGCACGGTGCAGTCAGATCTCTGAACGTGATGTCATTCAgtgataataaaaaataatatggaaaaatattaatatattaaaagagCTGGTGTCATCTTGGTTTTTGACACAGTTCAGCTCTTCAGAAATACCTTTGTGGTATAAAAGCCCGGCCCTGCCTTGGCTGAGGCGGTGGCTTTccagggccagggctgcccggagctgccgccgccgctTCGTGGGGCGCAGGGTGAGGCGTGTGACCGGCGGTGCTGGGGCAGACGGAGGAGCTGCGTGCGCCTGGACGTGCCGCGGTCCCACCTTTCCCATCTCGGGTCGGTGTACCCTATTGCAAAGCACTTGAAGGTTTGGTGTTGGGTGTCAGCGGGCGCTTGCATTACTGAAACGCATGAGAAGGGGTTCGGTGAGCTCCAGGGAACACGCAATTTTGACAGCCCAGCACCCACACGTCCCTCTTTCAGAATTGtcccttttctctctgatgTGTCCCACGCGGGTATCTGGGGTGGGTAGCTGACCCCGGCTGtttccctggctgctctccGTGCCCAGGCACGTGTTGCCTGTGCTGTGGTGGGGCCGGAGGACCCCAGCTCGCCATCAGCCCTGACCCCCGGCGACACCATCCAGGAGCCGTGCATGTGTCCCTGCTCCTGTGCTGGCCGCACAGGTGGAAACCAAGCACCCGTGGGAAGGGGCTGGCTCCGGTGTGGCCGTGCCCGCGGGGGCTGCTCCTGttcagctcctgcctgggaTGCCAGCACAGAGCATCCCGCCTCCCGCCTTTCCCTGCGAGTCCGGGATAGCCGAGGATCCCTGTGCCCGGAGGAGCTGGTGGCCGGGGACACCAGCAGCCTCTTCCAGCCCGCTCCCGGAGGTGCCAGGGGGTTGCATCCAGGTGACAGGTgctgctggaaagcaaaagcaaaatctttgcCTGCTGGATAACACAGAGGTGCCCCAGCTGCCAGGCGATGATATTTATCCGTGATATCCCAAGGATATTATGGGTTGCCAGGTGCCTTCCAGCACCTTGAGGCTGGCTCACCAGGAAGGGGTCCCGCACCTCCCAGCAAACCCTGTGAGCGCCGGGGCCAGCGCTGTCTGCTCCGTCACACGGAGGGGTCACGGCTCCGATTATGGGGGACGCGGCAGCCTGGGGGGAGCACAGCGGCTGTGAGAAGCCCGAGCTGGACCTGAGAGGGGGCAGAGCCTTGGATTCAgtgtgcaggggaaggggaaggcgTGCTGCCCAAACAGGAGCAGCAGTTAAAGACAGCGGCACCCGCTCACCGGTGCTGGTGTCCCGGTGCTGGTATCCCGGTGCTGCATGAGGATGGGCTGACCCAGGGCACAGCCTGCGGCACGGGGGATgccggggcaggaggaggagaggttggGGGTCCGGGTTTGAGTCTGCTGCACCATCGGTACCCTGGCTTGTACGGGGGCTGTGGTTCAAAGCCCGTCTCAGGGAAAAGGCTGGCTTCTGAGGGGCAGCGGGGGGAGACGGAGGTGTGTTCTGGAGTCGGGGCTCACCCAGCCCGGGAAGGGGTGACCTGATGGGCACCCAGCGCTGCTTCCCCCAGCAGGGACCCGGCTTCGGGGCTGCCGGCAGGCGGGGTtcaccctggggtgctgccgGGTAGGGGGTCCCCACGGAGTAGAGGCAGCGGGTACCCCAAATGTGCCCCGCGGAGACGGAGACTGAACctcacccccagccccatccttccCGGGGGGCAGCCAGGCGTCACCACTCACTCGCTGCCAGCAGCACCGGCTCTGCGCGCACCAGAAGGAAATCCCAGTGTCTGTTCCTGCTCAAAGCTCACCCGAGCAGGACTGTGCAGCTTCCATTTCTGGTCCCCTGTTGCCACCTGCCGTCAgctgccccgccgccgcctgctCCGCACCGGAGGATGCTCTGGCTGCTGCGCTTTGGAGACCGGATTGCAGGCAGGCAAAGCAAAAAGTCTTATAGATCAATGTCTGCAcagataatttataaataatgatTTCGCTGATTAATCCTTGTTTCAGCAGCAACTGTGCCTGCTCCCTTCATCTTATGGAGCTGTACTGTGGAAAAACGATGTTTTTCCTTCGTAAAAGTTGGATGGTAACACTTGAAAACACTGGGAAGATCAGTATTGATGtgacaagaaaatgttttacttctgCATATTTGTTCTGGTATCACAGGATTCTCTTCTGTGCCTGAGAGAGGGTCGCTGGGAatgtacctgaaaaaaaaatcagtaacgCCGACGCGTTGTATCAGGGCACGTCAGACCCAGGAATTCAGAACAAATGCAATCAAGTGCCTGGAAACGCCATGACTACAAGTTCCTTGCTCAGTTGctcagctgctttttgtttacGATGTCAAAATTGGTAAGTTTTGCAAGAAGCTTTTTCTGTGATTAGAAGGACACTGGAATAAAACACTTCTCTATCTTaccaaaaatctcttttcagttTGCTTCTCATTCCTTTCTCCTACACTTAAAAGCGGTTTTTTAAGGAATTAATTTAAGCTGGGGTATTTATGGCAAAAAATGCAAGCATCATCCAGGGAGCTAAAGGAAATCCATTGATAAGGCAGCTCAAACGTTCCTCTAGAGCTCTCCTTTCGTGTTCTCCACTGCAAAAGGCTCTGATTTCAGCTGGCGAATGAAATTTGGGGTGAAGATAGACCAATACCAGGGTAATAGTGGCATTTGAAACATACCTGGCACCATGTTACGGAGTGGCAGCGTGCCCGGTGTCCTGCCTCCTCGGGCTGCGTGCCAGCACGCCGTGTTTCAGCCGGTTCTGCAAACCAAGGTGCAGCAGCGGGTGGGATTGCCCCTGCGAGCACCTGCCCGTTGCTGCTGCCCCGAGCTCAGAAATAGCTTGCAAGAATTAGGGAGGttgtgctgaaaattaaaactagaTTTCAGGTTCAGAgaaggttttgttgttgttgtttggttgcttttggttttcttttggtttttttgactATATTATACAATCTGGTTATACTCTGATGGAGAAGCAGAAGCGAACACAAGAGGCAGATTCATCTGAGGCACCTAACACAAGGGTTTTCTGGGATGAGACGCATCGCCCGCGACTGTAATAGCTGCTACCAGGCTTGTAGCTGCTCCTGCGGGGCTGAAATTGCTCGTTCTGCTGATCTGAGCTGGCAGCTAGGAGGGATTTTAGGACAGTCTCACCCTACAAGCCACAAGCCTGAAGCTGCTTTGGCTGGAGCTTTTGGAGTGGCTTTGTCctgtctgcagagctgagggGGGATGAACCTGCCCGAGACTCCCCCAGTTTCAGGTGTTCTGTGAAGCCCATTTTGATGTTTAAGATTCTCCCACCTACTGTGCTTTCTAGGAGCTGATGCTTCTGATACAAGTAtcagaaaaatttctttcatctgtttgtACCCAAATTTGTACAGGCGGTCAGGAAGCTGTTTAACAATGTATATTTTGAAGTCGGTATACAAGTGCTTATCTATCAAAATGTCttgagaaaatgtgaaagaaatccAGAATGACTAtccagcagggcaggggacagcGTTCAAAGCTAGAAAGCATCTTCAGAAGGCTGAAAGTGAGTCCAGATGGCATCCAGGCGGTCACCTGGCAGAATCACCATTGTGCAAGCTAAAAGAGACTGAGGAATAAttggggggtgggaaggaaaggataaattccttttcagcacctgcagcctccccagggACACCTGGCAATGGGAGCTCACGCCCCAGGCTGGGGACAACGcgaaaaagaaagaaagaaatgcagatccATGTACGGGTGTCCCAGCCGTAACGCTGGAGGGCACAGCGAGCCTGTGgtgcccgctgcctgccccgctgcctgccccgctgcctgccccgctgcctgccgTGCTGCCTGCTCCACAGAGGGACAAAGAGGAGCAGGGCCCAAGGGTGATAAAATGCTGACGGAGGGTCCTCTCGGGTCTGGTGGGAGTTGTTGTTGTTCAGGAGAGCGGAGCTCAGCCTGCAAGGAAAGATGCTGACCCTTTGAATTGGATCTGTCCTTAGTTTTCATTcgtttaaaatatttagacatTTTGTCTTATTTCAATTCAGACTGAAATGCtggaaaatctctttttaaattttttttatttttttccctaagaacTACTAATTGGTATTGATTTTCCCTGCCTGCTTGGAGTGCTGATCGTAGCTGGATGTCAAACCCTCCGTGGGGCCGGGGAGGTCTGTGCTTGCCCTGAACGACGTACAATTAGTGCAGGAGGAACCTACGGCCAGCATCCATCTTCTGCATTCTCTGCTTTATTCCGTGCTCTTCATTGCAGCATCCtatttctggtatttttaaCAGGCAGACTGCAACGTTCAGAGCTGTCATCTGGGGGTTACGCAGACTGGGGTTTCGTTTTGAGCTGTGAGAGCAATAGCGGTCGGCTACGGCGTTTTGGTCCTGGTGGGGGTTCTGCTTAGCCGGGGGCTCCAGAGGTGTGGATCAGACAGCTCGGGGGACGCGCTCGTTGTGGCAGCATCCAGCTTCCAGGAGAAGGGTGAAGATGTTTTCCACCAAAGGtaatttctctgcaaatgtTTATTTGTGAATGACAAGGGCTGTAATTTCTGTGGCAGGTCTGAGGAGAtgcttgcttatttatttaaaaggtatttattttacattaggGACCTCACCAgctgtttcttcctctgtttgcAGCATGTTTATCCCCATTGCTTAGAGTTGCTCAGGCTAAGTCGGACATTCAGCATGTGGGATGCTTGTTCAGATGCTGGCAGGTGTCTGCGTCCGACAATAACCACTGAAAAACTGCTCAGCTTTGAGCCTCAGACCTTGCCACCATCGGGAGCAGGTTCTGCAGTCAGACTGTCACTTGGATTCTCTCTCCTTCTATTTTAATTGTtgaaaaggagggaaagaaaccAGTAAGCTTTTCCATGACCAGCCACTTAGGTCTCCGTGGCCCCTCAGCCCGTGTTCTGGCAGGGGCTCCTCAGCAGCTCTCTTAAAGTACAGCCCGACGCGCAAGCTCAGCTCCCTCAGAGGGTGCACCTGAAGGGTCTCTCGGGGTTTTAATTTGTGCGTCGTTAGAAACGGCTTCTGCCAACACGCTTGCTCGCCTCAAGGCTCTAATTCCCTTCACCATCAGAGATTGTGCAGTCACTAGGTTTGCTCAAGCGTGGAAATAGCTTGGAAGaaatttgtggggaaaaaaaggcagggacAAACATTTATTCACTTTAttaaaagtagtaaaaatacagaataaatactttattcaaaatacatatatctataaaaggtaatataatttaattgacatcacagaaataaaaccatactGATCTAAACACTCCTATCATCACCATTGgctttagaaaaaacatttcttctctaAGTGGCATATGCCCAGATCCTTACAAATCTTCAGTTGCCAAAGATCTACCAAAGCTACAGGTAGGGGAAAATCTCAGGACGTGTTTCTTAGTGAAAGATTTTAGGCAGAGCGCTAAGCAAACCCAATCAAGGTGATCCTATATGCATGAGCGCAATGTTCTGGTACTCCTTGCTGATAACTGATATACGTATGTATAGCGAAGCTTAGGCAGAGCTTAAGAGGTGGAATACTGTGTGAATATGACTTTGGCAGTTCATCCTCATCTGGCTTCAAAGCGGTGGCAAAGCCAGCTCTGTACTAGAAAAGTTTTGCTCGCATGGTTATACTGATTAATCCTCTTTACTCGGGATGGATGTCACAACGTTGAGATTTTCCCGGTATAGCCATACCAGTTCCCAGAGCTAAATCACCCGTTTCAGCAGCATCGGTCGTGTTCTGGTTTAATGGTCTATACACGGGTTCTCGCTCTCCTAGACATGTATTCGAGAATAATATCCGCTCCCCCGAGGTTATCCAATACCAGCAAAACTTTCCAGCAGAAATTTGACCTTAAACCTGAAAAGGTGTAGATCCCCAACCTGTATTGCTAGAATCCATGCTGCCCACTCCCCCGCGACACTGGGCCAGCCTGATCGTAAAGACAGGCACAGGAAATATATATCGAGATGTGATATGAATATTAGTCAGTGTTTATGGCACAGCGGGGGAAACCGGCGGGGTTAGGCAGCGGTGAGATAAGGCGCGTAGCGTGAACCAGCCGCTCTCGCTCACATCCATCTCTGCTCGTTCCCGCTGTGACCTAATTATGAGAACCCCAAGTTTTGTGCCTAGTCAGGTCCTTCCATAACACCCTGCACTATTTGCTTTATCAAGCGTTTAAATTTTCATCTAGAAACGCAAATGACACTTTGCCATCGATACTGTCAGAGATTACGCACCAAACACGGACCTCTACGGTATCACTGCAACTGAAGATGTGCCCTGCTAGATTTTAACACAAAGGAAGAGTacttgcaaaacaaataaacattttactGGTCATTTAAATTTACAGCAATTCTAGAGACTTGTAACTCTACAGTCTTGTTTTTTTGGATGCTTTTCGGACGAACGTCATCAGCTTTTCCATGAATCTTGTTGCATTCATTCTTTCTGTATCACATTTCCCCTGAAAAGTTaatcaagaaaattaaattacttaatATTTAACTATTATGTAGAGGTTTTGCATCTTGCAATAATTAAATGATAGGATTATCCTTAAACCATAAATAGGCTGATCACACCATATGAATCCTTGTTTTAGAGGTGGTTCAAGCTTAAGACTAGAACAAGGGAAGGGTAGAAACGTGAAATAATGCCAGGATTATTTCTTCCATGTAGTCAACACAAGCAAGTACAACAATTACTCTCCCTTGTAGACATAAGGGCTCAGTTATGAATTATGGATCACATTTTATTACCTCTCTGCTGCACGATCTCTGATAGACAAGAAGGAAACTCCTACCTCTTTTGCTAGGCTTGGTGTGAGTGATTGCTTCAGCCTTTcaaatttttggaaaaaaacactgaattttttcaTAGCTGGATGAGTTTTCAGCTGTTCTGTTCCTTCAAAGATTGTGCTGACACAATTCACATCCTAAGAtggaagaaacagcaaaactgagGCACAAGAATTTGTAATCATGAACTGCAGtaagtttattaaaaatcatCTTGAGTTGTGGCCAGCTGCTTGGGTGGCAAATAAATTGTTACTGACCGTTGGGCTCGTATTCGCAAACAACTTAAGCAAACATGCTTAACTGATGCGCACATTTATTTACTCTGCAGATGGAAACCTGGCAGATGATAGTTTCTGCTAGCGTATGTTCTGTAACGTCCAGATGAACCACATAATTATCTAAAGACTTCGTCCTATCTCTGCTGGAGCCATCTGAAGACCAGTTTGATTTCTTACATCTGCTCAGGTCAGCAGATAATTCTGGGTCATGTCTTTAGTTCGGATGTGAGATGCTTCCTCTCACAGAAGCTAGAGGTGTCTGAACAcgagagaaggaaaataaatgaaccCGAAACTACTCCAAGCATTAACCTCTGCGACAGCTGACATCTGCATGCCGGGAGAGATGGGGACAATGGTCACGCTCTCATCTCGCAGCCCTGTTTGCCTTGTCCCGTCCCAAGGACAGCCATGTACTCGACACGCTTGTCCTCTTCTACAAAGCGGTTTCTGGCATCTGTCTCCGAGACCTTACGGTCCAGGCAAGGCGGCCAGAAGGGCTAGAGGGGATACGGGACGGAAGCGAAGGGCGATGATGGCCGCACTTGCCAGTGCGGGGTTGTTTTTCAAGAGATCAGCTAAACGGGTcgagaaggaaaggaggaggagacacAATCGTCAGCGGCAGGAACAGATTGAAGCGTAATAGGAGAAGaaagtgatgaaaaataaagcaaaagctaatCAGCGAAGGTCAGAGGAAATGCAGCCAAAGGCCAGCATCATGCCCATGATGTCCTCGACCAACGCGTGGTCTCCCGTTAGTCGTTCCTGGATGCTGCATGACGAGGAAGATCATTTTTCCCACGACCTTGCTGGGAAGCTGCTCAGTTCTGCTACTGACAAACAGCAAGTGCAGAGACACCGGGAAACTCTCCGTCGTCTCCGTATCCGAGGCAGGGCAGGTGAGAGCGAAGCAGCTCTTCTCCCCGGAGGAGAGCCGGGCACCGGCGCGGTGGGCTGCGGTGGCACCGCCGGGGACCTCAGCGGGTTGAGGCAGGAGCGAGCTGCTG includes:
- the LOC104637980 gene encoding uncharacterized protein LOC104637980, producing the protein MKTHLYLLLLAAGISAAPQMSSMAELLTLLQQMCESMANDVQVSSIATFIFQNLRIETPDNIDDVNCVSTIFEGTEQLKTHPAMKKFSVFFQKFERLKQSLTPSLAKEGKCDTERMNATRFMEKLMTFVRKASKKTRL